In one window of Photorhabdus laumondii subsp. laumondii DNA:
- the hslJ gene encoding heat shock protein HslJ encodes MKKILPLATATLLLATFQASAVENVSVDDLQRHKFVLVSVNGEGVKNQDGRVPTIEFGEKMHVSGSMCNLFMGQGKLKNGVLTVKNLASTQMLCSDEKLNRWDYLIGQVLADGVKVKLKDQKLTLSHPDNTLVYKVK; translated from the coding sequence ATGAAAAAAATACTACCTTTGGCAACAGCAACTTTATTGTTAGCCACATTCCAAGCGTCTGCGGTAGAAAACGTGTCAGTTGATGATTTACAACGTCACAAATTTGTTCTAGTGAGCGTTAATGGCGAAGGCGTGAAAAATCAAGATGGTCGCGTACCAACCATTGAATTCGGGGAAAAAATGCATGTTTCTGGTTCCATGTGTAATCTCTTCATGGGTCAAGGTAAACTGAAAAATGGTGTACTGACCGTTAAAAACCTGGCCAGCACTCAGATGCTTTGCTCTGATGAAAAATTGAATAGATGGGATTACCTGATTGGTCAAGTATTAGCCGATGGCGTTAAGGTGAAGTTGAAAGATCAAAAACTGACACTATCTCACCCCGACAATACATTGGTTTATAAAGTTAAGTAA
- the fadD gene encoding long-chain-fatty-acid--CoA ligase FadD: MEKVWLKHYPADVPAEIDPDRYASLVEMFENAVAHYADQPAFINMGEIMTFRKLEERSRAFAAYLQNGLGLSKGDRVALMMPNLLQYPVALFGVLRAGMIVVNVNPLYTPRELEHQLNDSGTSAIVIVSNFAHTLEKIVFNTKVKHVILTRMGDQLSRPKGTLVDFAVKYIKRLVPKYNLPDAISFRCAIQKGYRMQYVKPEINGNDLAFLQYTGGTTGVAKGAMLTHRNILANLEQAKAVYSPLLRVGQELIVTALPLYHIFALMVNCLLLIYLGGCNLLITNPRDITGTAKELGRYPFTSVTGVNTLFNAWLNNEEFKKLDFSTLRLVVGGGMPVQKAVAEKWAKVTGTNLLEGYGLTECSPLVSCNPYNSKHYTGSIGFPVSSTEIKLVDDDGNEVEMGQQGELWIRGPQVMAGYWNRPDATEEVLKDGWVATGDIANVNEQGSIHIVDRKKDMILVSGFNVYPNEVEDVVSAHPKVLESAAIGVSSESSGETVKVFVVRIDPGLTEDELKTHCRRYLTGYKVPKIIEFRDELPKSNVGKILRRELRDEEEKVRNVA; this comes from the coding sequence TTGGAGAAAGTCTGGCTAAAACATTATCCGGCGGATGTTCCTGCGGAGATTGACCCGGATCGTTATGCATCATTGGTTGAGATGTTTGAAAATGCCGTAGCGCACTATGCAGATCAACCTGCATTTATCAATATGGGTGAGATTATGACCTTCCGTAAGTTGGAAGAGCGTAGTCGGGCGTTTGCAGCATATTTGCAAAATGGTTTGGGATTAAGTAAAGGAGATCGCGTTGCGCTGATGATGCCAAACCTGCTGCAATATCCCGTTGCACTGTTTGGTGTTCTACGTGCAGGTATGATTGTCGTAAATGTAAATCCGCTATATACGCCACGGGAGCTTGAACATCAGCTTAATGACAGCGGCACTTCCGCTATTGTGATCGTCTCCAATTTTGCCCATACATTGGAAAAGATCGTTTTTAATACTAAAGTTAAGCATGTTATTTTGACGCGTATGGGTGACCAACTATCTCGTCCTAAAGGTACGCTGGTTGATTTTGCGGTGAAATATATCAAACGGCTGGTACCGAAGTATAATCTGCCTGATGCTATTTCATTTCGTTGTGCGATACAGAAAGGTTATCGCATGCAATATGTAAAACCAGAGATTAACGGTAATGATTTGGCTTTTCTGCAATATACTGGTGGCACCACTGGCGTAGCTAAGGGCGCTATGCTGACTCACCGTAATATTTTGGCAAATCTTGAACAGGCAAAAGCGGTTTATTCTCCATTATTACGTGTAGGCCAAGAGCTGATTGTTACGGCGTTGCCTCTCTATCACATATTTGCGTTAATGGTGAATTGCTTGTTACTTATTTACTTGGGTGGGTGCAATCTTCTGATTACTAACCCGCGTGATATTACGGGTACAGCTAAAGAATTAGGTCGTTATCCGTTTACTTCTGTCACCGGGGTAAATACATTGTTTAACGCCTGGTTGAATAATGAAGAATTTAAGAAGCTTGATTTTTCTACGCTGCGTCTGGTTGTTGGTGGTGGTATGCCGGTACAGAAAGCGGTTGCTGAGAAATGGGCAAAAGTGACAGGCACCAATTTGCTTGAAGGTTATGGTCTGACAGAATGTTCACCTTTGGTTTCCTGTAATCCTTATAATTCGAAACATTACACTGGCAGTATTGGTTTCCCGGTCTCTTCAACAGAAATCAAACTTGTGGATGATGATGGTAATGAGGTAGAGATGGGCCAGCAGGGAGAATTGTGGATACGGGGCCCACAGGTGATGGCCGGTTATTGGAATCGTCCTGATGCAACAGAAGAAGTGTTGAAAGATGGTTGGGTAGCAACGGGTGATATTGCGAATGTTAATGAACAGGGTTCCATTCATATCGTAGATCGTAAAAAAGATATGATTTTGGTTTCTGGTTTCAATGTGTATCCTAATGAAGTTGAAGATGTTGTATCAGCTCACCCTAAAGTGCTAGAGTCAGCAGCAATAGGGGTATCAAGCGAAAGTTCCGGTGAAACTGTCAAAGTATTTGTGGTTCGGATAGATCCTGGTTTGACCGAGGATGAACTTAAAACCCATTGTCGTCGTTATCTAACAGGGTATAAAGTACCAAAGATCATTGAGTTCCGGGATGAATTACCTAAGTCTAATGTAGGTAAAATTCTTCGTAGGGAACTGCGTGATGAAGAGGAAAAGGTCAGGAATGTAGCATAG
- the tsaB gene encoding tRNA (adenosine(37)-N6)-threonylcarbamoyltransferase complex dimerization subunit type 1 TsaB: protein MPVRILAIDTATEACSVALWNDGAVLAQFEISPREHTQRILPMVQSVLAEAGMSLQQLDALAFGRGPGSFTGVRIGVGIAQGLSLGAELPVIGVSTLNAMAQGVFRLLGATQVLTAIDARMGEVYWGQYIRNQQGEWQGRETEAVLKPEQVQAFMASLSGDWVVAGTGWQAYPQLMASHLTLTDSSITLPHAEDMLPLAIQMWQNGEVTAVEHAEPVYLRNEVTWKKLPGR from the coding sequence ATGCCTGTACGAATTCTGGCTATTGATACTGCAACGGAAGCCTGTTCTGTTGCTCTTTGGAATGATGGTGCCGTTTTGGCACAGTTTGAAATTTCTCCACGTGAACACACGCAACGCATTTTACCTATGGTTCAATCTGTTCTGGCAGAAGCCGGGATGAGTTTACAGCAGCTTGATGCTTTGGCTTTTGGCCGTGGGCCGGGTAGTTTTACCGGTGTGCGTATTGGTGTTGGTATTGCTCAGGGCTTGTCTCTGGGGGCTGAACTGCCAGTGATTGGTGTGTCAACGCTCAATGCAATGGCTCAAGGTGTTTTTCGTCTGCTAGGTGCAACTCAGGTATTAACCGCCATTGATGCCCGGATGGGAGAGGTTTACTGGGGGCAATATATCCGTAATCAGCAAGGTGAATGGCAAGGACGTGAAACAGAAGCCGTGCTGAAGCCGGAACAGGTACAGGCATTCATGGCTTCATTGAGTGGCGATTGGGTGGTTGCGGGTACTGGCTGGCAGGCTTATCCTCAGTTGATGGCAAGTCATTTAACGCTAACTGATAGTAGTATCACATTACCTCATGCTGAAGATATGTTACCTCTGGCAATACAGATGTGGCAAAACGGTGAGGTGACGGCTGTAGAACATGCTGAACCGGTATACTTGCGTAATGAAGTTACTTGGAAAAAATTACCAGGCCGTTAA
- the rnd gene encoding ribonuclease D encodes MNYQLITTDAQLQQVCEGAKKYSKVALDTEFVRTRTYYPQLGLIQLYDGEQLSLIDPLNITNWQPFRELITHPQILKLLHAGSEDLEVFLNAFQCLPEPMIDTQVLAAFIGHPLSCGFAALVAEYIHVELDKSESRTDWLARPLSEKQCEYAAADVYYLLPLADILMTATAQAGYMEAATGECRLISRRRKEILEPESAYKQIGNICQLRPQQLACLKKLAAWRLSQARERDLAVNFVIREENLWQVARYMPTSLAELDALGLSGQEIRCHGRRLLAMVAESGNIPESECPPPMTNLIDQPGYRKAFKDIKALIHQVSEQHRFNSELLASRRQINQLLSVHWNLKQLNDKPELLSGWRGELLAEPVAEILANYPD; translated from the coding sequence TTGAATTATCAGTTGATCACCACAGATGCTCAGTTGCAACAAGTTTGCGAAGGGGCAAAAAAATACTCAAAAGTAGCATTGGATACTGAATTTGTACGCACACGGACGTATTACCCGCAATTAGGTTTGATACAACTGTATGATGGCGAACAACTTTCTCTGATTGATCCACTTAATATCACCAACTGGCAACCTTTCCGTGAGTTAATTACTCATCCTCAAATATTGAAGCTGTTACATGCTGGCAGTGAAGATTTGGAAGTTTTTCTGAATGCTTTTCAATGCTTGCCAGAACCGATGATTGATACTCAGGTCCTGGCGGCTTTTATTGGGCACCCGCTTTCATGTGGCTTTGCCGCGCTGGTGGCTGAATATATTCATGTCGAGCTGGATAAAAGCGAATCTCGCACTGATTGGCTTGCTCGCCCGTTAAGCGAAAAACAGTGTGAATATGCAGCCGCAGATGTTTATTATCTGTTGCCTTTGGCGGATATCTTGATGACTGCAACCGCGCAGGCCGGATATATGGAGGCTGCGACGGGTGAGTGTCGGCTTATCAGTCGACGCCGTAAAGAGATATTGGAACCGGAATCTGCTTATAAACAGATAGGCAATATTTGTCAATTACGTCCCCAACAGCTTGCGTGTTTGAAAAAACTGGCTGCATGGCGTTTGAGTCAGGCCAGAGAACGCGATTTAGCCGTAAACTTCGTCATTCGTGAAGAAAACTTGTGGCAGGTAGCGCGTTATATGCCAACTTCTCTGGCAGAGTTGGATGCGTTAGGGTTAAGCGGGCAGGAGATTCGTTGTCATGGTCGCCGTCTATTGGCAATGGTTGCTGAAAGTGGAAATATTCCAGAAAGTGAATGCCCGCCGCCAATGACGAACTTGATTGATCAACCGGGTTATCGCAAAGCATTTAAGGATATTAAGGCGCTGATCCATCAAGTCAGTGAACAGCATAGATTTAATTCTGAATTATTGGCATCTCGTCGTCAGATTAATCAATTACTTAGTGTTCACTGGAACTTGAAACAATTAAATGACAAACCTGAACTGCTTAGTGGATGGCGGGGAGAATTGCTGGCTGAGCCAGTTGCAGAGATTCTGGCGAACTATCCTGATTAA
- a CDS encoding YcgN family cysteine cluster protein — MSQPFWQVKTLDQMTDEEWESLCDGCGQCCLHKLMDDDTDEIYFTNVACNQLNIKTCQCKNYEDRFRYEPDCIKLTRYNLPTFAWLPITCAYRLLEEGKPLLPWHPLIKGSKSAMHSERISVRHIAVREIDVVEWEDHIINKP; from the coding sequence ATGTCTCAGCCTTTCTGGCAGGTAAAAACCCTAGATCAGATGACGGATGAAGAATGGGAGTCATTATGTGATGGTTGTGGGCAGTGTTGTTTACATAAATTGATGGATGATGATACCGATGAAATTTATTTTACTAATGTTGCTTGCAATCAACTCAATATAAAAACGTGCCAATGTAAAAATTACGAAGATCGTTTCAGATATGAACCGGATTGTATCAAATTAACCCGTTATAATTTGCCGACTTTTGCATGGTTACCAATAACTTGTGCATATCGTTTGCTAGAAGAAGGGAAGCCATTATTACCGTGGCATCCTCTGATTAAAGGTTCTAAATCAGCAATGCATAGCGAAAGAATTTCGGTTAGGCACATCGCTGTACGGGAAATTGATGTTGTAGAATGGGAAGATCATATTATTAATAAACCTTGA
- a CDS encoding 2-hydroxyacid dehydrogenase, translating into MKLVVYSTKQYDHKHLEQVNKKLGFGYDFEFFDFPLSSKTAKNAIGADAVCIFVNDNADRKVLEELAEMNIKILALRCAGFNNVDLDAAEELGIQVVRVPAYSPEAVAEHTVGLMLCLNRRIHRAYQRTRDANFSLEGLIGFNMHSRTAGIIGTGKIGIATLRILNGFGMRLLAHDPYPNQAVLNLGAQYVDLDTLYAQSDVISLHCPLTPENHHLLNEVAFSKMKNGVMIINTSRGALIDSVAAINALKQQKIGALGMDVYENERDLFFEDKSNDVIQDDIFRRLSSCHNVLFTGHQAFLTEEALTSISETTLRNIQQLINGKNCPNIVSKYP; encoded by the coding sequence ATGAAATTAGTCGTTTACAGTACCAAACAGTATGACCATAAACATCTGGAGCAGGTCAATAAAAAGCTCGGATTTGGTTATGATTTCGAGTTTTTCGATTTCCCTCTCAGTTCAAAAACGGCCAAAAACGCTATTGGTGCAGACGCTGTTTGTATTTTCGTCAACGATAATGCTGACCGTAAAGTGCTTGAAGAATTAGCTGAAATGAATATAAAAATCCTCGCATTACGTTGCGCAGGTTTTAATAATGTCGATCTAGATGCAGCTGAAGAATTGGGTATTCAGGTTGTACGGGTTCCAGCCTATTCCCCTGAAGCTGTTGCTGAACATACCGTCGGATTAATGTTGTGCTTAAACCGCCGTATCCACCGAGCTTATCAACGTACCCGTGACGCCAATTTCTCTCTTGAAGGCTTAATTGGCTTCAATATGCACAGCCGTACAGCGGGAATTATCGGAACCGGCAAGATTGGTATTGCAACTCTACGTATTCTTAACGGATTTGGTATGCGTCTGCTAGCTCATGATCCCTACCCCAATCAAGCTGTTTTGAATCTCGGTGCTCAATATGTCGATCTGGATACGCTGTATGCACAATCCGACGTCATATCTCTTCATTGCCCGTTAACACCAGAAAATCATCATCTGCTGAATGAAGTTGCTTTCAGTAAAATGAAAAACGGCGTAATGATCATCAATACCAGCCGAGGGGCTCTAATTGATTCCGTCGCAGCCATTAACGCATTAAAACAACAAAAAATTGGCGCTCTGGGTATGGATGTTTACGAGAATGAACGCGATCTCTTCTTTGAAGATAAATCTAATGACGTAATTCAAGATGATATTTTTCGTCGCTTGTCTTCGTGTCATAACGTGCTGTTTACCGGTCATCAGGCATTTCTGACAGAAGAAGCCTTAACCAGTATCAGTGAAACTACGCTGAGAAATATCCAGCAATTAATCAACGGAAAAAATTGCCCAAATATTGTTAGTAAGTACCCTTAA
- the minE gene encoding cell division topological specificity factor MinE, giving the protein MALLDFFLSRKKTTANIAKERLQIIVAERRRGDSEPAYLPDMKRDILAVICKYIQVDPDMLSVQFEQKGDDISVLELNITLPEAEETQK; this is encoded by the coding sequence ATGGCCTTGCTAGATTTCTTTCTGTCGAGAAAAAAAACGACAGCAAATATCGCTAAAGAGCGGCTGCAAATCATCGTGGCAGAGCGTCGCCGTGGTGACTCTGAACCTGCTTATCTGCCTGATATGAAACGGGATATCTTGGCGGTAATCTGTAAATATATACAGGTCGATCCTGATATGCTCTCTGTACAATTTGAACAGAAAGGTGATGATATTTCCGTGCTGGAACTCAATATAACATTACCTGAGGCAGAAGAAACTCAAAAATAA
- a CDS encoding Slp family lipoprotein — protein sequence MLRVINYRTSVKALILLGVVMLTGCITVPDSVKGTSPTPVQDLLSVKSTPELFIGQEGRFGGKVLGVVNENHRTRLEISSLPLASDASPELDEPSLGRIYVYVNDFLDPADFKGNYVTVVGPIVGLKKGKIGCADYDYVVINVMGYQRWKVVQRVLMPYGPGPWNYYGYPYYSGWGWNWYSDPTPVETILTR from the coding sequence ATGTTAAGAGTAATAAACTACCGGACGAGTGTTAAGGCGCTAATCTTGTTAGGTGTTGTAATGCTTACAGGCTGTATCACCGTTCCTGATTCAGTAAAAGGAACGTCACCAACGCCTGTTCAAGATCTGCTTTCTGTTAAGAGTACGCCTGAGTTGTTTATCGGTCAGGAAGGGCGATTCGGCGGCAAGGTACTTGGTGTAGTGAATGAAAATCATCGTACTCGTCTGGAAATATCGTCATTGCCATTAGCATCGGATGCCAGCCCAGAATTAGATGAGCCTTCCCTTGGCCGTATCTATGTTTATGTTAATGATTTCCTTGATCCTGCCGATTTTAAAGGAAATTACGTCACTGTCGTAGGTCCGATAGTGGGATTGAAAAAGGGGAAAATTGGTTGTGCGGATTACGATTATGTTGTGATTAATGTAATGGGTTATCAACGCTGGAAAGTTGTTCAGAGAGTATTGATGCCTTATGGCCCGGGGCCTTGGAATTATTATGGCTATCCATATTATTCAGGTTGGGGATGGAATTGGTATTCCGACCCCACACCTGTTGAGACTATTTTGACCAGATAG
- a CDS encoding YcgL domain-containing protein, whose amino-acid sequence MICAIYSSPKREQTYLYVEKRDNFSRVPEELLKSFGQPQYTMMISLADRKKLAGADIEKVKISLIEQGFYLQIPPPVENLMNAHLSQMEK is encoded by the coding sequence ATGATTTGTGCGATCTACAGCAGTCCGAAAAGGGAGCAAACATATCTTTATGTTGAAAAAAGAGATAATTTCTCTCGTGTTCCCGAAGAGTTACTGAAAAGTTTTGGACAGCCCCAATATACAATGATGATCTCTCTGGCAGACAGAAAAAAGCTAGCAGGCGCTGACATCGAAAAGGTAAAAATATCGTTAATTGAACAGGGTTTTTACCTGCAAATCCCCCCTCCGGTTGAAAACTTAATGAATGCACATCTGAGCCAGATGGAAAAATAA
- a CDS encoding GNAT family N-acetyltransferase, with translation MYCFHLFQCIIKKSILIKNDYIPYGFQDASRRQGSESGIQKQQLWVAESEQKLVGFALIRRLNQLMLLAEIDVLPKYHGQGIASTLLSVIIEQ, from the coding sequence ATTTATTGCTTTCATCTATTCCAATGCATTATTAAAAAATCAATATTAATAAAAAATGATTATATACCTTATGGATTTCAAGATGCATCGCGACGACAAGGGAGTGAATCAGGTATTCAGAAACAGCAACTTTGGGTCGCTGAAAGTGAGCAAAAACTGGTTGGATTTGCGCTAATCCGCCGCTTAAATCAATTGATGCTGCTAGCTGAGATTGATGTGTTGCCGAAATATCATGGCCAAGGTATTGCCAGTACCCTGCTTAGCGTAATCATTGAGCAATGA
- a CDS encoding fumarylacetoacetate hydrolase family protein gives MYQHRDWQGALLDLPVNKVVCVGSNYAKHIKEMGSKPAEEPVVFIKPETALCDIHQPIAIPKDFGVVHHEVELAVLIGTPLKQANEERVGAAIAGLAVALDLTLRDLQSKFKQAGQPWEKSKAFDGSCPISGFIRISHFGDPQNVQFSLTVNNELRQNGNSNDMLTPIVPLISHMSHFFTLRPGDVILTGTPEGVGALKPGDVLKVTLNDNSLTTRVI, from the coding sequence ATGTATCAACACAGAGACTGGCAGGGGGCATTACTGGATCTTCCTGTCAATAAAGTGGTTTGCGTTGGTAGTAATTACGCTAAACATATTAAAGAGATGGGGTCTAAGCCAGCGGAAGAGCCAGTCGTTTTTATTAAGCCGGAAACTGCACTGTGTGATATACATCAGCCAATTGCCATTCCAAAGGATTTTGGTGTTGTTCATCATGAAGTTGAACTGGCTGTACTGATTGGTACGCCGTTGAAACAAGCAAATGAAGAGCGAGTTGGTGCCGCTATCGCGGGTTTGGCTGTTGCATTGGATCTCACCTTGCGTGATTTGCAATCTAAATTCAAGCAAGCGGGTCAACCGTGGGAAAAAAGTAAGGCGTTTGATGGCTCTTGCCCGATATCTGGGTTTATTCGAATAAGCCACTTTGGTGATCCACAGAATGTCCAGTTTTCACTGACGGTCAATAATGAGCTACGGCAGAACGGTAATAGTAACGATATGTTGACACCCATCGTTCCCCTGATCAGCCATATGTCGCACTTTTTTACTTTGCGGCCGGGAGATGTGATTCTCACTGGTACACCGGAAGGTGTTGGCGCACTGAAACCTGGTGATGTGTTAAAGGTTACTCTGAATGATAATTCACTCACTACCAGAGTGATTTGA
- the minD gene encoding septum site-determining protein MinD, giving the protein MARIIVVTSGKGGVGKTTSSAAIATGLAQRGKKTVVIDFDIGLRNLDLIMGCERRVVYDFVNVIQGDVSLNQALIKDKRTENLYILPASQTRDKDALTSEGVEKVLVDLDKQGFDFIICDSPAGIESGALIALYFADEAIITTNPEVSSVRDSDRILGILASKSRRAERGEDPIKEHLLLTRYNPGRVSRGDMLSMEDVLEILCIPLIGVIPEDQSVLRSSNQGEPVILDTESDAGKAYTDTVERLLGEERPFRFIEEEKKGFLKRLFGG; this is encoded by the coding sequence ATGGCACGCATTATTGTTGTTACATCAGGTAAAGGTGGCGTTGGCAAAACCACTTCAAGCGCGGCCATTGCTACCGGCCTTGCTCAAAGAGGTAAAAAGACCGTCGTTATCGATTTTGATATCGGCCTGCGTAACCTCGATCTGATTATGGGATGTGAACGCCGCGTAGTTTATGACTTCGTGAACGTTATCCAAGGTGACGTCTCGCTTAATCAGGCATTAATTAAAGATAAACGTACCGAGAATCTTTATATCTTGCCTGCATCACAAACCCGCGATAAAGACGCTCTCACCTCTGAAGGCGTTGAGAAGGTTTTAGTTGATCTGGATAAACAAGGTTTCGATTTTATTATCTGCGACTCCCCGGCTGGGATTGAAAGTGGCGCGTTGATAGCACTCTATTTTGCTGACGAAGCGATCATCACAACCAATCCTGAAGTCTCTTCTGTACGTGATTCAGACCGTATTCTGGGTATTCTAGCTTCTAAATCTCGACGAGCTGAACGGGGTGAAGATCCGATTAAAGAACATCTGCTATTAACCCGCTATAACCCAGGTCGTGTAAGTCGTGGTGATATGCTCAGTATGGAAGACGTTCTGGAAATTTTATGCATTCCTTTAATCGGTGTTATCCCGGAAGATCAATCTGTACTGCGTTCATCTAACCAAGGAGAACCAGTTATTCTGGATACAGAATCCGATGCAGGAAAAGCGTATACAGATACTGTTGAACGTTTATTAGGGGAAGAACGTCCTTTCCGCTTCATTGAAGAAGAGAAAAAAGGCTTCTTAAAACGCCTGTTTGGGGGGTAA
- the minC gene encoding septum site-determining protein MinC, with product MSQSPIELKGSNFTLSVVHLHNDQPEIILQALQEKVEQAPDFLKNAPVVINISALPADADLKALHHAIDSAGFRIVGMSGCRDEQQRRAVIKASLPLLSEGKKQKTSAKEDKPAEPAIKKTRVINLPVRSGQRIYAQGSDLIVTSNVSAGAELIADGNIHIYGMMRGRALAGASGDQECLVFCTHLNAELISIAGQYWLGDKIPTELAGKAAKLSLVNNELTIEPLI from the coding sequence ATGTCACAGTCGCCAATTGAGCTAAAAGGCAGTAATTTTACGCTTTCGGTTGTTCATTTACACAATGACCAACCAGAAATCATTCTACAGGCCCTACAGGAAAAAGTGGAACAAGCACCGGATTTCCTGAAAAATGCACCGGTTGTCATTAATATCTCCGCTCTGCCGGCAGACGCTGATCTGAAAGCACTGCATCACGCTATTGATTCAGCAGGATTCCGTATTGTCGGAATGAGTGGTTGTCGTGATGAGCAACAACGCAGGGCGGTAATAAAAGCCTCCTTACCACTACTGAGTGAAGGAAAAAAACAAAAAACCTCGGCAAAGGAAGATAAACCGGCCGAACCCGCGATTAAAAAAACCCGTGTAATTAATTTACCTGTTCGCTCAGGTCAAAGGATTTATGCCCAAGGCAGTGATCTTATTGTTACCAGTAATGTAAGCGCCGGTGCCGAATTGATTGCAGACGGCAATATTCACATCTACGGTATGATGCGTGGTCGGGCATTAGCCGGTGCATCCGGTGATCAGGAGTGTCTGGTTTTTTGCACCCACTTAAATGCTGAACTTATCTCTATCGCAGGGCAATATTGGCTCGGCGATAAAATCCCGACTGAATTAGCAGGAAAAGCCGCAAAACTTAGCCTGGTAAATAATGAATTAACTATTGAACCTTTAATCTAG